In Trichoderma breve strain T069 chromosome 4, whole genome shotgun sequence, the following proteins share a genomic window:
- a CDS encoding glycosyl hydrolases family 11 domain-containing protein: MVAFSRIVAGLSVIAASLAAPTEVAEKKVETRAGRSNTNYNQDYTTGGTVNFTPSTNGFSLNWNTQQDFVVGVGWNPGSNLPITHSGTFNVASGLGSLSVYGWTTNPLVEYYVMETNVGINTGGSQKGTVTSDGGTYAIWENQRVNEPSIIGTATFNQYISIRQGGRSNGTVTIQNHFDAWAAAGLHLGTMNYQVIAVESWSGSGSAQQSVSNTGGSGTPPPPPPGSTTSSAPGSGPTGGGCSALYGQCGGIGWQGPTCCSSGTCKVGNAYYSQCL; encoded by the exons ATGGTTGCCTTTTCCCGAATCGTTGCTGGCCTCTCGGTCATCGCGGCCTCCCTCGCCGCCCCTACGGAGGTAGCCGAAAAGAAAGTTGAGACGCGTG CCGGCCGCTCCAACACCAATTACAATCAAGATTATACCACCGGCGGAACGGTGAACTTCACGCCGTCGACTAATGGGTTCTCGCTCAATTGGAATACCCAACAAGATTTCGtcgttggtgttggttggAACCCCGGCAGCAACCT TCCCATTACTCATTCCGGCACTTTCAATGTGGCCAGTGGTCTTGGCAGTCTTTCCGTCTATGGATGGACCACCAACCCACTTGTTGAGTACTACGTTATGGAGACCAATGTTGGAATCAACACAGGTGGCTCGCAGAAGGGCACAGTTACCAGTGACGGAGGCACCTATGCTATATGGGAAAACCAGCGCGTCAACGAACCTTCCATCATAGGCACAGCGACCTTCAATCAGTACATCTCCATCCGACAGGGAGGACGAAGCAATGGCACTGTCACTATTCAGAACCACTTTGACGCGTGGGCAGCAGCTGGTTTGCATCTCGGCACGATGAACTACCAGGTCATTGCTGTTGAGAGTTGGAGCGGCAGTGGGTCTGCTCAGCAGTCCGTCTCCAATACTGGCGGCTCCGgaactcctcctcctcctcctcccggaAGCACAACCTCATCGGCACCTGGCTCCGGACCTACAGGTGGCGGTTGCTCTGCCTTGTACGGCCAATGCGGTGGTATCGGCTGGCAAGGCCCTACGTGCTGCTCCTCAGGTACCTGCAAGGTCGGAAACGCGTACTATTCTCAGTGCCTGTAA
- a CDS encoding DJ-1/PfpI family domain-containing protein, with amino-acid sequence MAVTHVGILAYAFQIVDSAGPADLLSSANKSAFLAVKEYGPIDENIISRAPQFVFHYIGVTRDPVLLGSSQMVIMPTTTVEECPELDILLVPGPYLSRFELHPKHAEFIRKHVEADKMLWTTCTGASVVASTGVLDGKKATVNNVEYAWVRKRWPKVNWTREKKWIVDGNIWTGSGAFAGVDMVAHWLKENYGLDVLIQASNNLDYEARDDDGLYTVFPQRFDSQGNKVATHEFLYYDEE; translated from the coding sequence ATGGCTGTTACTCATGTAGGCATCCTTGCCTATGCCTTTCAGATTGTGGATAGTGCAGGTCCCGCCGAtctcctctcctccgccaACAAGTCCGCTTTCTTAGCCGTCAAAGAATATGGACCGATTGATGAAAATATTATATCTCGCGCACCCCAATTTGTCTTCCATTACATTGGTGTCACTAGAGATCCAGTTCTCCTTGGGTCGAGCCAGATGGTAATCATGCCTACCACAACCGTCGAGGAATGCCCAGAACTTGACATTCTTCTTGTCCCTGGGCCGTACCTCAGCAGATTTGAACTACACCCGAAGCATGCTGAGTTTATCCGCAAGCATGTGGAAGCCGATAAGATGCTGTGGACAACATGCACGGGAGCTAGTGTCGTGGCTTCAACAGGTGTTTTGGACGGCAAAAAAGCAACAGTTAACAACGTCGAATACGCTTGGGTACGTAAGCGTTGGCCCAAGGTTAACTGGACtagagagaagaagtggaTTGTTGACGGAAACATCTGGACCGGTTCGGGTGCATTTGCTGGGGTAGATATGGTTGCACACTGGCTCAAGGAAAATTATGGGCTGGATGTGCTCATTCAAGCTAGCAACAACCTTGATTACGAGgccagagatgatgatggcctgTATACGGTTTTTCCTCAGAGGTTCGATTCACAGGGAAATAAAGTAGCTACGCATGAATTCCTGTACTACGATGAGGAGTAG